ACGGCCTTTGTGATCCTGTGGGGAACAGGCTTATTGTCATCTGTTGTCGATAATATTCCGTTTGTGGCAGCCATGATTCCGGTCATTCAGGAATTCGGTGAATTCGGGATGGTCAATATGGACCCCTTATGGTGGTCATTGGCCCTGGGTGCATGCCTTGGTGGGAATGGTACACTTCTCGGCTCTTCTTCCAATCTGGTCATAGCAGGACTCGCGTCGAAGGAAAATGTACATATCAAATTTCACCAGTACTTACTGATTGGTGTTCCCGTCACCGTCATTTCCCTTGCTGTGTCCACCATATACGTATACTTTAAATACATCCGGCCTTTCATGGGTGGATAAAAATTCCTCCGATTTATTTTCTCCTTCTGTCGATACTACATAATGACATGTGTATGGGAGGGAAAAGTAGTGGAGGAATATTTTATCATCATTTTACGCACTCTTTTTCTTTACGTCATGATCATTTTCATTTTTAGAATCATGGGGAAAAGGGAAATCGGGGAACTGAGCATTCTGGATCTGGTCGTATTCATGATGATTGCCGAGATGGCGGTCATGGCCATTGAAGAACCGGAGGATCCCATCATTCATACAGTGCTGCCCATGGGGATCATCGTCCTCGTCCAAATCCTGTTTGCATGGTTTTCCCTCAGATCTAAGTCGTTCCGGGAATTATTGGACGGAAAACCCACCGTCATTATCCATAACGGAAAAATCGACGACGAAGCCATGAAGAAACAGCGCTACAATTATGATGATCTGCTCCTTCAATTACGGGAAAAGGATATTTTCAACCTGGCAGATGTCGAATTTGCGATATTGGAGCCATCTGGAAAACTATCTGTCCTGCAGAAAGACAAAAAGACCCCGCATTCCCTGACACTGCCCCTGATCCTCGATGGACAGGTCCAAACCACCCATCTCGATATGATCGGAAAGACGTCCTTCTGGTTACGGAAAGAACTGAGAGAACGCGGATTCAAAAACGTACAGGAAATCTCCTTCTGCAGCTTCCAAAACGGACAATTTTACATTGATGAAAAAAACAAATAAAAATACTCCTCAACCAAATGTTAAGGAGTATTTTTATTTGGGGAGACTATAGAGTGATGAATCGCCGGATGAATGGGATCCTGGCAAGGTCGTTTTTCACGATGAGCTTAAGGGTGATGGAGAGTACGGTATAAAGGGCCGTACAAGTAATGACCCCGAATAGCAATCTGAATACGGTGGACTGACCATCAAATAAGTAAAGATAAGAAAAGTGTCCCCATACTCCGGTAATCAACAGGACTAAGACCGTCTTTACGTAATCCCGGGCATAGATCGTCATCGGGATATATTTCAGGATGGTCATGAAATGAAGCAGGGTCACGAGCAGGAACCCGGTGACGATCCCGAGAGCCGCCCCGTTGATGCCAAAAGCCGGCTGTGAAGCGAGGACAAAGATGACGCCGGTCTTCACCACGGCCCCTATCAGGCTGTTGATCATGGCGGCCCTTGCCAGGTTCAATGCCTGCAGCACAGCCTGCAATGGCCCTTGATAATAATAAAATAAAAAGAAAGGGGCCATGATCATCAAGAAACCTGCCCCGTTTTCATTCCCGTACATGACCTGCATGAGGGGCTTTGCATACACGTAGAGGATGACGACGGATATCCCCCCGGTGATCAAACAGAACCTGAGGGCCTGCTGAAGCCGATGTTCGATTAAGGTGAAATTCCTTTGGGAGTTGGCTTCACTGATGGCCGGGACAAGAGATTGGGATAGTGATAGGGTCACGAATGATGGAAGAAACAGAAGGGGAAGGGCATATCCCGTCAAGGAGCCATACTGTTTCGTCGCCATCCCTGCTGCCACTCCTGCGAGGGCAAGACTGTTCGCTACCACGATCGGTTCAAAAAACCAGGCGATCGACCCGATCATCCTGCTGCCAGTTGCCGGCAGGGCCACACTCATGAGTTCGTTGAACGTTTCCCGTCCATTTCGGATTGATTTAAAGAAATTGCGACGGATCTTGAACTTCTTCTTTACTTTAAAGCTTGCGAATAAATACAGAAGGGAAGCGAGTTCCCCAAGGACCGACGCCACCATGGCAGCGGCTGCTGCGTATTCAATCCCGTAAGGAAGGAATGTTTTGGTCAGTACGGCAATCAGGGTAATCCGGACCACCTGCTCAATGACTTGTGAATAGGCGGAAGGTTTCATGTTCTGCCTTCCCTGGAAATAGCCGCGGATGACCGACGAGATCGCTACGATCGGAATGATCGGGGCAATGGCTACCAATGGATAGTAGATCCGGTCATCCGTAAATAAGACGTCTGTTAAATAAGGGGCGAGCAGGATGAGGGCAGGGGTGAAGATGAGGGATAGCCCCATGGTGATGGAAAGGGAGACGACCAATATTTTTTTTACCTTCCGGATATCTCCCTTTGATTCTGCTTCGGCAACGTTTTTTGAGATCGCTACAGGGAGCCCCAGTTGAGTGACGGTGATGACGAGTATGAGGGTGGGGAAAGCCATCATAAATAAGCCGACGCCTTCTTCCCCGATGAATCTGGCGACGACGATGCGGTTCACGAACCCTAATATTCTAGTTATAAAGGCGGCCATCATTAAGATCATGGTGCCTTTCAGAAATTTTGACATAAAATTCCCTGCCTTCTCAAAATTGGTATTATCGTTTACAATGATGTATATGCATAAGGGTGGACAAAGCATGACAAGTAGTGAACAATTCGGGCTGAATATAGCCCAAATGGGGTGGACGGGGAATGAAGAAAAATCAGCATCCTTACGATCGTTATTATGAATCATTAGTACCAGCGCTTGTAAGCAAAGTAGAAGAATTTGAAATTCTTGGATACGGAAAGGCAGACGCTGACCGCCTATGGTCCTACTTAACGAAAAAGAAATGGAAGAAGCCTGAAGTGGATGTAAAGTTCTTTCAGTTAGTGAGTGATGTGTTAACGGTCAAGCCCGGTGAGTATATGAGCTTTGAAACAATCGAAGCGTACAGGTCTCCCAACTGGTTTGCAGAAGTGAATGAAGAGGAGCTGAACGAGCTTCTTCGCCCGAATAAGAATGGAAAATAGCCCGAAAAGAAATTGACACTCATTTCTTTCTCATAGATAATGAGAAAGGTGAAGTTTTCAGGAATTATATTACTTTTTGAAGCACATAGTTCGTATGGTTTTTTAAAACGGCAAGGAGGATCTATACATAATGGTAAAGCGTGGCCGAATCATTGCCTTCTTTATACTTGTGGTATTGCTTGCAGGTACTATGGGAGGCACAACGAAGAGTATTGTAGATAACATTAAACTGGGATTGGACCTGCAGGGCGGATTTGAAGTTCTTTATGAAGTTCAGCCGATCAAAAAAGGCCAGGAAATCACGAAAGAGACCGTTGCCAATACAGCCGATGCACTCGACAGGCGTATTAACGTATTGGGTGTCAGTGAACCGAATATCCAAATCGAAGACGGGAACCGCATCCGTGTTCAACTGGCCGGTGTCGAGGACCAGAACGAAGCAAGGGAAATCCTCTCCACTCAAGCCAATCTGACGTTCCGTGACGTGAACGATAAAGTCCGTCTGGACGGATCGGATCTTGAGTCGGGATCTGCGAAACAAACGTTTGATGACAAAAATAATCCGATCGTTTCATTAAAATTGAAAGATCGCTCGAAATTTTATGAATTAACAAAGGAAATTTCCGCCATGGCTCCTCAGAATCAGCTCGTCATCTGGCTGGATTACGAGGAAGGAAAGGATTCATACAAAGCTGAAGTAGGAAAAGAGGATCCGAAATTCATCTCAGATCCGGCGGTGAATAAGCCAATCAACTCCGATGAAGTCATCATCGAAGGGAACTTCACGGTTGAGCGTGCCCAGAATCTTGCGTCCCTCTTAAATGCCGGGGCACTTCCGGTCAAACTGGACGAGAAATATTCAACATCCGTGGGAGCGCAATTCGGTCAGCAGGCACTTGACAAGACAGTGACTGCGGGGATCATCGGGATTGCAATCATTTTCTTATTCATGATTGCGTACTACCGTTTCCCGGGACTGATCGCCACGATCACCCTTTCTGTTTACATTTACTTGATTCTGTTGATTTTCGACCTCATGAACGGGGTCCTGACCCTGCCGGGGATCGCAGCCCTCATCCTTGGGGTGGGTATGGCCGTCGATGCGAACATCATCACCTATGAACGGATCAAAGAAGAAATGCGGGTCGGGAAGCCGATACGTTCTGCATTCCAGGCAGGGAATAAATCTTCTTTCCTGACGATCCTGGATGCCAACGTAACGACAATCCTTGCAGCGGCCGTCCTCTTCTTCTATGGGACAAGTTCAGTCAAAGGATTCGCAACGATGCTGATTGTCAGTATCCTGACAAGCTTCATTACGGCGGTATGGGGTTCACGACTGTTACTCGGCCTTTGGGTGAACAGCCGTATCTTTAATAAAAAGCCGGGCTGGTTCGGGGTCAAAAAATCCGAAATCAAGGACCTGGCAGAGAACTACGATACGCTGGATCTGCCTACCCGTTTTGACCGCTTTGATTTTGCTGGACAGCGTAAGAAGTTTTTCGCGTTTTCAGCTATACTCATAACGGCGGGGATCATCATCCTGGCCATCTTCAGATTAAATCTTGGAATCGACTTTGTCAGCGGTTCACGGATGGAGATCCTCGCTGATCAAAGCTTGAAGACGGAACAGGTTCAGGACGAACTGAAGGAGATAAAATTGCCTTCAGAAGATGTCGTCATTTCAGGCGATAAAAATAATATTGCCGTCGTCCGCTATACGGATGACCTGAATAAGGACGATATCGCGAAATTGAAAGATCACTTCAACAAGCTCTATGGTGCCGAGCCAAGTATCAGTACCGTTTCACCTGTAATCGGGAAAGAGCTTGCGCAGAACGCCATGATCGCAGTTGCCATCGCTTCTGTCGGAATCATCATTTATGTCACGATCCGTTTCGAATGGAGAATGGCACTGGGTGCAATCCTTGCCCTCCTGCAT
The DNA window shown above is from Rossellomorea vietnamensis and carries:
- the secDF gene encoding protein translocase subunit SecDF — translated: MVKRGRIIAFFILVVLLAGTMGGTTKSIVDNIKLGLDLQGGFEVLYEVQPIKKGQEITKETVANTADALDRRINVLGVSEPNIQIEDGNRIRVQLAGVEDQNEAREILSTQANLTFRDVNDKVRLDGSDLESGSAKQTFDDKNNPIVSLKLKDRSKFYELTKEISAMAPQNQLVIWLDYEEGKDSYKAEVGKEDPKFISDPAVNKPINSDEVIIEGNFTVERAQNLASLLNAGALPVKLDEKYSTSVGAQFGQQALDKTVTAGIIGIAIIFLFMIAYYRFPGLIATITLSVYIYLILLIFDLMNGVLTLPGIAALILGVGMAVDANIITYERIKEEMRVGKPIRSAFQAGNKSSFLTILDANVTTILAAAVLFFYGTSSVKGFATMLIVSILTSFITAVWGSRLLLGLWVNSRIFNKKPGWFGVKKSEIKDLAENYDTLDLPTRFDRFDFAGQRKKFFAFSAILITAGIIILAIFRLNLGIDFVSGSRMEILADQSLKTEQVQDELKEIKLPSEDVVISGDKNNIAVVRYTDDLNKDDIAKLKDHFNKLYGAEPSISTVSPVIGKELAQNAMIAVAIASVGIIIYVTIRFEWRMALGAILALLHDAFFIIAFFSLTRLEVDITFIAAVLTIVGYSINDTIVTFDRLRENLHKKRRLKTDKDIEEVVNQSIRQTMGRSVNTVLTVVFTVIALMIFGSESIRNFSIALLVGLISGTYSSVFIASQVWLVMKKKELKKKGTIKTVKEKKTWSDEPQV
- the spoVB gene encoding stage V sporulation protein B; translation: MSKFLKGTMILMMAAFITRILGFVNRIVVARFIGEEGVGLFMMAFPTLILVITVTQLGLPVAISKNVAEAESKGDIRKVKKILVVSLSITMGLSLIFTPALILLAPYLTDVLFTDDRIYYPLVAIAPIIPIVAISSVIRGYFQGRQNMKPSAYSQVIEQVVRITLIAVLTKTFLPYGIEYAAAAAMVASVLGELASLLYLFASFKVKKKFKIRRNFFKSIRNGRETFNELMSVALPATGSRMIGSIAWFFEPIVVANSLALAGVAAGMATKQYGSLTGYALPLLFLPSFVTLSLSQSLVPAISEANSQRNFTLIEHRLQQALRFCLITGGISVVILYVYAKPLMQVMYGNENGAGFLMIMAPFFLFYYYQGPLQAVLQALNLARAAMINSLIGAVVKTGVIFVLASQPAFGINGAALGIVTGFLLVTLLHFMTILKYIPMTIYARDYVKTVLVLLITGVWGHFSYLYLFDGQSTVFRLLFGVITCTALYTVLSITLKLIVKNDLARIPFIRRFITL
- a CDS encoding post-transcriptional regulator; the protein is MKKNQHPYDRYYESLVPALVSKVEEFEILGYGKADADRLWSYLTKKKWKKPEVDVKFFQLVSDVLTVKPGEYMSFETIEAYRSPNWFAEVNEEELNELLRPNKNGK
- a CDS encoding DUF421 domain-containing protein, whose product is MEEYFIIILRTLFLYVMIIFIFRIMGKREIGELSILDLVVFMMIAEMAVMAIEEPEDPIIHTVLPMGIIVLVQILFAWFSLRSKSFRELLDGKPTVIIHNGKIDDEAMKKQRYNYDDLLLQLREKDIFNLADVEFAILEPSGKLSVLQKDKKTPHSLTLPLILDGQVQTTHLDMIGKTSFWLRKELRERGFKNVQEISFCSFQNGQFYIDEKNK